In Fusarium oxysporum Fo47 chromosome IX, complete sequence, the following proteins share a genomic window:
- a CDS encoding fungal-specific transcription factor domain-containing protein encodes MDNPPSNRKRSGVRRANVTACQRCKSRKQRCDQNIPACSSCTRAGVPCVSVDIDGQSAPRSYIKSLEDRVAELELALRSQGVDTESLAGSRVSQDALESTPEAPHSSDLNLLGLLVPKPVDLQHPEDSGYHALLDSIAVPETIKFPPKPTAIQLTATYFEHSNFFSPVLDEESFHITIAALYQEQLTPDQGTSIQKFQLCMVLAIAIRLLNRTDSAVPTVASDSFFASAIEILTERPQATWKGDLQHLKNLLLVVQYTIFASNLSAAWHFIGLATRLAIDLDLLNETRLSVTNSAHESDAEVNQRRRVFWSTYILETNLCVILNRPRSIPDEAIFTPLPSTSGPESSSPLANHCVLFRQLEYEIFHTLNYKPPANGNFFDYKAWKMGMKNRLMDWHANVPPVDATSKLAPQNFFDGALYMTLVSLFSPSRHFPHLSEEELRDLAQYASTSIELYREGFKEGKLRFYWRTTPNLFQSGAALIHCIKSLTLQGAVFDVNALKNRVSVCSTVLWGMAERYPPGASYRDRFDEMSATIDEMASELPMDISSEFLFGHNGIPSLDLDGTATLWTTPPTLDPWIFDPT; translated from the exons ATGGACAATCCTCCCTCAAACCGCAAGCGGAGCGGTGTCCGACGTGCGAATGTGACAGCCTGTCAGCGATGCAAGTCCCGGAAACAGCGTTGTGATCAGAACATCCCGGCGTGTTCATCCTGTACACGTGCCGGAGTTCCCTGTGTAAGCGTTGACATAGACGGCCAATCTGCGCCTCGAAG TTACATCAAGAGCCTGGAGGATCGAGTCGCTGAGCTTGAACTTGCACTGCGTAGTCAAGGGGTAGATACAGAGTCTCTGGCCGGAAGCCGGGTCTCCCAGGATGCTCTCGAATCGACACCAGAAGCACCTCATTCTAGCGATCTGAATTTGCTCGGTCTACTTGTTCCTAAGCCAGTTGATTTACAGCACCCCGAAGACTCAGGCTACCATGCTCTACTCGACAGTATCGCCGTACCTGAAACCATCAAGTTTCCTCCCAAACCGACTGCCATCCAACTCACCGCCACATATTTCGAACACTCAAATTTCTTCTCACCTGTTCTGGACGAAGAATCATTTCACATTACCATCGCCGCCTTGTACCAAGAACAGCTTACTCCCGATCAAGGCACCTCAATCCAGAAATTCCAGCTTTGCATGGTCCTAGCCATCGCTATTAGACTTCTCAATAGGACAGATTCTGCTGTTCCGACCGTTGCATCTGACTCGTTCTTCGCATCAGCTATTGAAATACTCACAGAGCGGCCGCAGGCTACGTGGAAAGGCGATCTTCAACACCTCAAAAACCTTCTCCTCGTCGTACAGTATACCATTTTCGCTTCAAATCTCTCTGCAGCTTGGCACTTTATCGGTCTAGCGACGCGATTAGCTATTGATCTCGACCTGCTAAACGAAACTCGCCTTTCCGTGACAAACAGCGCGCATGAATCTGACGCAGAAGTCAACCAGAGACGTCGGGTATTCTGGTCCACATACATCCTCGAAACAAACCTCTGTGTCATACTCAATCGACCGCGATCAATACCCGACGAAGCTATCTTTACGCCCCTCCCCTCAACAAGCGGACCTGAGTCATCAAGCCCATTAGCAAACCACTGCGTTCTCTTCCGCCAACTCGAATACGAAATCTTTCACACTCTTAACTACAAACCTCCCGCAAATGGCAACTTCTTCGACTATAAAGCGTGGAAGATGGGTATGAAAAACCGCCTTATGGATTGGCATGCCAATGTGCCCCCGGTGGACGCAACGTCAAAGCTTGCGCCCCAGAACTTCTTCGACGGCGCTTTGTACATGACTcttgtctctcttttctcaccATCTCGCCACTTTCCTCACCTttcagaagaagagctgagAGATCTTGCGCAATATGCTTCCACAAGCATTGAGCTCTACAGAGAGGGCTTCAAAGAGGGCAAGTTGAGGTTCTACTGGCGAACGACACCAAACCTGTTCCAGTCTGGTGCAGCCTTGATCCACTGTATCAAGAGTCTTACACTCCAAGGCGCAGTGTTTGATGTGAACGCGTTGAAGAATCGGGTATCTGTATGTTCAACGGTTCTGTGGGGAATGGCAGAGCGGTATCCTCCTGGAGCTTCATATCGTGACCGCTTTGATGAGATGTCAGCCACTATTGACGAGATGGCTTCCGAGCTCCCGATGGATATCTCAAGTGAGTTTTTGTTTGGGCATAATGGTATCCCATCATTGGATCTAGATGGGACGGCGACGTTATGGACAACTCCGCCTACTCTGGATCCGTGGATATTCGATCCAACATAA
- a CDS encoding putative peptidase domain-containing protein: MMFKTTAVAVLLGAATATPIFGRAETSQTKSAPQTTATNSVYDWSEGWAKDYPIHQSCNATLRRQLVNALDETVQLAQHAKDHLLRWGNESEFKQKYFGNGSTATPIGWYDRVINANKAGMLFRCDDPDKNCATQDKWAGHWRGDNATTETVICPLSFEIRRSLDSVCGLGYTVAQSKLNTFWATDLLHRVLHVPTISEGIVDHFAEDYAEALELAKTDPSKSVIDSDALQYFAIDVYAYDIAAPGEGCTGEAEEKETPTKADSAKPSATKEAPKECHTHSDGVVHCS; the protein is encoded by the exons ATGATGTTCAAAACCACCGCCGTAGCCGTCCTCCTCGGAGCAGCCACCGCCACTCCCATCTTCGGCCGCGCGGAGACCAGCCAGACAAAGTCTGCTCCTCAGACCACCGCCACCAACAGCGTTTACGACTGGTCTGAGGGTTGGGCCAAGGATTATCCCATCCACCAGTCCTGCAACGCGACGCTTCGTCGTCAGCTGGTCAATGCTCTGGATGAGACTGTTCAGCTAGCTCAGCACGCAAAGGACCATCTCCTCCGATGGGGAAATGAGTCTGAGTTCAAGCAGAAGTACTTTGGTAATGGCTCGACTGCTACGCCTATTGGTTGGTATGATCGTGTTATCAACGCCAACAAGGCGGGTATGCTGTTCCGTTGCGATGATCCTGACAAGAACTGCGCTACTCAGGATA AATGGGCTGGCCACTGGCGAGGTGACAACGCCACCACCGAGACTGTCATCTGCCCTCTCTCCTTCGAGATCCGCCGCAGCCTCGACTCCGTCTGCGGTCTCGGCTACACCGTCGCCCAATCCAAGCTCAACACCTTCTGGGCCACTGATCTCCTGCACCGCGTCCTCCACGTCCCAACCATCAGCGAGGGCATCGTCGACCACTTCGCCGAAGACTACGCTGAAGCTCTCGAGCTCGCCAAGACCGATCCTTCCAAGAGCGTTATCGACAGCGACGCTCTTCAGTACTTCGCTATTGACGTTTACGCTTACGACATTGCTGCTCCTGGTGAGGGATGCACTGGTGAGgcggaggagaaggagactCCCACCAAGGCGGACTCGGCTAAGCCTAGTGCTACCAAGGAGGCTCCTAAGGAGTGCCACACTCACAGTGATGGTGTGGTTCACTGCTCTTAA